In Eretmochelys imbricata isolate rEreImb1 chromosome 14, rEreImb1.hap1, whole genome shotgun sequence, a genomic segment contains:
- the LOC144274940 gene encoding C-type lectin domain family 2 member D11-like: MRAGIAAVTVTPRQGRFRCSDPRGNEAGAGVTGKPVALRSLCGFELSGPDPLRAHLAAGTSAPPRAAALGALPGDPPWNCKKSPTPRVVVALIVVSSPLIAAIIALAVLTSQLSSADLCPPAGPSCPDGWMGYRGKCYYFSETEGSWTDSRSRCCAPGASLAGIDSEQEMAFLLRHKGVQDHWIGLWREQSQPWKWTNGTKFNHLWVSLTPLFHLRGGGDCAYLNDEKGVSSSRCYMGRRWICSKPEVYVMMGKETALERGSK, from the exons ATGAGGGCGGGGATCGCCGCTGTTACGGTGACCCCTAGGCAGGGACGTTTCCGCTGTTCAGACCCACGTGGGAATGAAGCTGGCGCGGGGGTCACAGGGAAGCCGGTCGCTCTTCGGTCGCTCTGCGGCTTCGAACTCTCCGGGCCGGATCCGCTGCGAGCCCACCTGGCTGCTGGGACCTCAGCTCCTCCCCGGGCTGCGGCGCTGGGCGCTCTTCCTGGGG accctccttggaactgcaAGAAAAGTCCAACCCCTAGAGTTGTGGTTGCACTGATAGTTGTATCGTCTCCTTTGATCGCTGCCATtattgctctggcag tgctgacatctcagctttcatcagctgatctgtgcccccctgctggcccctcaTGCCCGGACGGCTGGATGGGATAtcgagggaaatgctactatttctcagaGACGGAAGGGAGCTGGACCGACAGCCGGAGCCGCTGCTGTGCACcgggtgcctccctggctgggatcgacagtgagcaggaaatg GCGTTCCTGCTGCGCCATAAGGGTGTCCAGGACCACTGGATCGGCCTCTGGAGGGAACAGAgtcagccctggaaatggaccAATGGCACCAAATTCAACCACCTTTGGgtctctctcacccctct gtttcacttaagaggaggaggtgactgcgcgtatctgaacgacgagaaaggggtcagcagctcacggtgctacatgggaagacggtggatctgtagcaaacctgaggtgtatgtgatg atgggaaaagagactgcactcGAAAGGGGCTCAAAATGA